One segment of Ziziphus jujuba cultivar Dongzao chromosome 12, ASM3175591v1 DNA contains the following:
- the LOC107428343 gene encoding geraniol 8-hydroxylase-like produces the protein MDFWNFLLCLLVIWISRQAFLYFVRSKRLPPGPKPLPVIGNLLELGEKPHKSLAKLSKRFGPIMSLKLGQVTTIVVSSASMAEEVLQTHDRFFSNRTIPDSVKACKHDEFCLPFMPVSSSWRNLRKICNTYLFSGKVLNGNQNLRSKKLEELLANVTETMSKGEALDIGRAAFKTALNLLSTTIFSLDLADPIGDNARELKDTVWGILEEVGTPNLADYFPFLKKIDPQGIRKRTTSHLEKLIQLFNQIINKRLQFRRKMPGSISDSDMLDTLINISEQNCEDMDQTRIERLFVDIFVAGTDTTSATVEWAMAELLSNPEILSKAKAELDQVIGKGNQVKESDTAKLPYLQAIIKETLRLHPPGPFLLPRRAEAEVEISGFTVPKGAQILVNAWAIGRDSSMWEDPNSFKPERFLGLDIDVRGRSFELIPFGSGRRICPGLPLAMRMLYLILGSLIHSFAWELEDEKITMEDKFGLSLHLAQPLRARPRPLPPAYKNFDVNPRGGYV, from the exons ATGGATTTCTGGAACTTTTTGCTCTGCCTTCTTGTAATCTGGATCTCAAGACAAGCTTTCCTTTATTTTGTCCGAAGCAAAAGGCTTCCACCAGGACCTAAACCTCTTCCAGTCATTGGAAACCTGCTGGAGCTTGGAGAGAAACCACACAAATCACTTGCTAAGCTTTCCAAGCGTTTTGGTCCAATAATGAGTTTGAAACTCGGCCAAGTGACAACCATTGTAGTTTCTTCAGCTAGCATGGCCGAAGAAGTCCTTCAGACCCATGACCGGTTCTTCTCCAACCGGACCATCCCGGATTCAGTCAAGGCCTGCAAACACGACGAGTTTTGCTTGCCTTTCATGCCAGTTTCAAGCAGCTGGAGAAATCTTCGGAAAATTTGCAACACCTATTTGTTTTCTGGTAAAGTTCTCAATGGCAACCAAAACCTGAGGAGTAAGAAATTGGAAGAGCTACTTGCTAATGTCACTGAAACCATGAGTAAAGGTGAGGCTTTAGATATTGGAAGAGCAGCTTTCAAAACTGCACTGAATCTGTTATCCACCACCATTTTTTCCCTTGATTTGGCTGACCCAATTGGTGACAACGCCAGAGAGCTCAAAGACACTGTCTGGGGTATCTTGGAAGAGGTTGGAACACCTAACTTGGCAGATTATTTCCCATTCCTTAAAAAGATTGACCCACAAGGCATACGAAAGCGCACTACAAGCCACCTAGAAAAGTTGATACAGCTCTTCAATCAAATTATCAACAAAAGGTTGCAATTTAGAAGAAAAATGCCTGGTTCAATCTCGGATAGTGATATGTTAGATACCCTTATCAACATTAGTGAACAGAATTGCGAGGACATGGACCAGACTAGAATCGAAAGGTTGTTTGTG gATATATTTGTTGCTGGTACGGATACAACTTCAGCAACGGTGGAGTGGGCAATGGCTGAGCTACTAAGCAACCCAGAGATCCTATCCAAAGCAAAAGCAGAGCTTGACCAAGTTATTGGAAAAGGAAACCAAGTCAAGGAATCAGATACCGCTAAGCTACCTTATTTACAAGCAATAATCAAAGAAACTTTACGTTTGCACCCTCCAGGACCATTTTTGCTCCCACGTAGAGCTGAAGCAGAGGTGGAAATTAGCGGCTTCACTGTTCCAAAGGGTGCTCAAATTCTAGTCAATGCATGGGCCATAGGCAGAGACTCGAGCATGTGGGAGGATCCAAACTCGTTCAAGCCGGAGAGGTTTCTGGGATTGGACATTGATGTTAGAGGTCGGAGCTTCGAGCTTATACCCTTTGGGAGTGGTAGACGAATATGTCCAGGCCTTCCTTTGGCAATGAGAATGTTGTACTTGATTTTGGGTTCTCTTATTCATTCCTTTGCTTGGGAGCTTGAAGATGAAAAAATCACCATGGAAGACAAATTCGGGCTCAGCTTACATCTTGCTCAGCCTCTGCGAGCTCGCCCACGTCCCCTACCACCAGCATATAAAAACTTTGATGTGAATCCTAGAGGAGGATACGTTTAA
- the LOC107428354 gene encoding geraniol 8-hydroxylase, with protein MDFCNFLLCLLVIWISRQALLYFVRSKRLPPGPKPLPIIGNLLELGEKPHKSLAKLSKRFGPIMSLKLGQVTTIVVSSASMAKEVLQTHDQFFSNRTIPDSLKACKHDEFCLPFLPVSTRWKNLRKICNTYLFSGKVLNGNQNLRNKKVEELLANVTETMSKGEALDIGRAAFKTTLNLLSTTIFSLDLADPIGDNARELKGTVWGILEEVGTPNLADYFPFLKKIDPQGIRKRSTIHLAKLIQLFNQIINKRLQFRRKMPGSISDSDMLDTLVNISEQNCEDMDKTRIGRLFVDLFVAGTDTTSATVEWAMAELLSNPEILSKAKAELDQVIGKGNQVKESDTAKLPYLQAIIKETFRLHPAVPLLLPRRAEADVEISGFTVPKGAQILVNAWAIGRDSSMWENPNSFKPERFLGSDIDVRGQSFELIPFGSGRRICPGLPLAMRMLYLILGSLIHSFAWELEDEKITMDDKFGLTLQLAQPLRALPSSLPPAYKKLRCES; from the exons ATGGATTTCTGCAACTTTTTGCTCTGCCTTCTTGTAATCTGGATCTCAAGACAagctttgctttattttgtccgAAGCAAAAGGCTGCCACCAGGACCTAAACCTCTTCCAATCATTGGAAACTTGCTGGAGCTTGGAGAGAAACCACACAAATCGCTTGCTAAGCTTTCCAAGCGTTTTGGTCCAATAATGAGTTTGAAACTCGGCCAAGTGACAACCATTGTAGTTTCTTCAGCTAGCATGGCCAAAGAAGTCCTTCAGACCCATGACCAGTTCTTCTCCAACCGGACCATCCCAGATTCACTCAAGGCCTGCAAACACGACGAGTTTTGCTTGCCTTTCTTACCAGTTTCAACCAGGTGGAAAAATCTTCGGAAAATTTGCAACACCTATTTGTTTTCTGGTAAAGTTCTCAATGGCAACCAAAACCTGAGGAATAAGAAAGTCGAAGAGCTACTTGCTAATGTCACTGAAACCATGAGTAAAGGTGAGGCTTTAGATATTGGAAGAGCAGCCTTCAAAACTACACTGAATCTGTTATCCACCACCATTTTTTCCCTTGATTTGGCTGACCCAATTGGTGATAACGCCAGAGAGCTCAAAGGCACTGTTTGGGGTATCTTGGAAGAGGTTGGAACACCTAACTTGGCAGATTATTTCCCATTCCTTAAAAAGATTGACCCACAAGGCATAAGAAAGCGCAGTACGATCCACCTTGCAAAGTTGATACAGCTCTTCAATCAAATTATCAACAAAAGGTTGCAATTTAGAAGAAAAATGCCTGGTTCAATATCGGATAGTGATATGTTAGATACCCTTGTCAACATCAGTGAACAGAATTGCGAGGACATGGACAAAACCAGAATCGGAAGGTTGTTTGTG gATCTATTTGTTGCTGGTACGGATACAACTTCAGCAACGGTGGAGTGGGCAATGGCTGAGCTACTAAGCAACCCAGAGATCTTATCCAAAGCAAAAGCAGAGCTTGACCAAGTTATTGGAAAAGGAAACCAAGTCAAGGAATCAGATACTGCTAAGCTACCTTATTTACAAGCAATAATCAAAGAAACTTTCCGTTTGCACCCTGCGGTACCATTGTTGCTTCCACGTAGAGCTGAAGCAGATGTGGAAATTAGCGGCTTCACTGTTCCAAAGGGCGCTCAAATTCTAGTCAATGCATGGGCCATAGGCAGAGACTCGAGCATGTGGGAGAATCCAAACTCGTTCAAGCCGGAGAGGTTTCTGGGATCGGACATTGATGTTAGAGGTCAGAGCTTCGAGCTTATACCCTTCGGTAGTGGTAGGCGAATATGTCCGGGTCTTCCTTTGGCAATGCGAATGTTGTACTTGATTTTGGGTTCTCTTATCCACTCCTTTGCTTGGGAGCTTGAAGATGAAAAAATCACCATGGATGACAAATTCGGGCTCACCTTACAGCTTGCTCAGCCTCTGCGAGCTCTCCCAAGTTCCCTACCACCAGCATATAAAAAACTTCGATGTGAATCCTAA
- the LOC107428362 gene encoding uncharacterized protein LOC107428362, whose protein sequence is MSSRRRPLHTCGLSAIAVAHRAYAAAQNVNGPLGSMAKRVDKIVALATPIVHAMQYQLLALLCFADDHILLVENMIEKFFPPSKNAFDKIDELVKATETLPEKFDHAVKRFPTIIHQFPFLDWALVHIISILNFLISTLTHWGSQITREKEIVVDINCNDQSHNSALHDKLQHSKEHLIHATDGEKSGDFPPISETQQDKTMNCVNPKPDAMKGTYKDVLEKGTKEDMDNNLENITVNQEETETEKEGSEDEEDEKDENISKDDPILELFESGWLMNTGTRSRETVSRSGSET, encoded by the coding sequence ATGAGTTCTAGACGGCGTCCATTGCACACATGTGGACTTTCAGCCATAGCAGTAGCTCACAGAGCCTATGCTGCTGCACAAAATGTCAATGGGCCATTAGGCTCAATGGCAAAAAGGGTGGATAAAATAGTCGCATTAGCCACTCCAATTGTCCATGCTATGCAGTATCAATTGCTAGCACTTCTTTGTTTTGCAGACGATCATATCCTACTAGTAGAAAACATGATAgagaaattttttcctccatcaaAAAATGCGTTCGACAAGATAGATGAGCTAGTGAAAGCCACAGAAACTTTGCCAGAAAAGTTTGATCATGCGGTAAAAAGATTTCCCACAATTATCCACCAATTCCCATTCCTAGATTGGGCATTAGTACATATCATCTCGATCCTGAATTTTTTGATCAGTACATTGACTCACTGGGGTTCGCAAATTACAAGAGAGAAGGAGATTGTGGTTGATATAAACTGCAATGATCAAAGCCATAATTCTGCATTACATGATAAGCTACAACACTCTAAAGAACACCTAATTCATGCAACTGATGGCGAGAAGAGTGGAGATTTTCCTCCCATATCTGAAACCCAGCAGGACAAAACCATGAATTGTGTGAATCCCAAACCAGATGCTATGAAGGGTACATACAAGGATGTGCTAGAGAAGGGCACAAAAGAAGACATGGATAACAACCTGGAAAACATTACTGTCAATCAGGAAGAAACAGAGACAGAAAAGGAAGGcagtgaagatgaagaagatgaaaaagatgaaaatatcTCCAAGGACGATCCAATACTGGAATTGTTCGAGTCAGGATGGCTTATGAATACAGGAACAAGAAGCAGAGAAACAGTTTCTCGTTCTGGCTCAGAAACATGA